A portion of the Pleuronectes platessa chromosome 15, fPlePla1.1, whole genome shotgun sequence genome contains these proteins:
- the f11r.1 gene encoding F11 receptor, tandem duplicate 1 yields the protein MLVSGLLPLALFLCAATVVRGFTVSTSTKDVRAKENEGADLKCTYSGDFGAGARVEWKFNDLKGSQAYVVFDGKPTTPYSSRVTMYGTNIRFTKLTRDDNGVYDCEVSGGGHFGEARVKLTVEVPPSAPLCRIPSSVTTGKKAMLSCHDSVGSPPPQYRWFKDSTLLPPEPQKIAAFKNYTYLLNTSDGSLEFARAAKMDSGTYFCEAFNNVGAPQRCRAVKMEVRDLNTGGIVAGVIIFLLLLALLGFGIWYAHKKGYLPKKSESKPKTNVVYQPPSLYGGEEEDRDFKQKSSFVV from the exons ATGCTCGTCTCCGGGCTGCTCCCACTCGCTTTGTTCCTCTGCGCAGCCACAG TTGTAAGAGGCTTCACAGTCTCTACCAGTACTAAAGATGTGCGGGCGAAAGAGAATGAGG GAGCTGACCTAAAATGCACGTATTCAGGGGACTTTGGTGCAGGTGCAAGAGTGGAGTGGAAATTCAATGACTTAAAAGGCTCTCAGGCTTATGTGGTTTTTGATGGGAAACCAACAA CGCCATATTCCAGTCGAGTGACAATGTACGGCACCAATATTAGATTCACCAAATTGACCCGTGACGACAACGGAGTGTACGACTGTGAGGTGTCTGGCGGCGGGCACTTTGGGGAAGCCAGGGTGAAGTTGACAGTTGAGG TGCCTCCATCTGCGCCACTGTGCAGGATCCCATCCTCAGTGACGACGGGCAAAAAGGCCATGCTGTCCTGTCACGACAGCGTTGGCTCACCTCCTCCCCAATATAGGTGGTTCAAAGATAGCACGCTCCTGCCCCCCGAGCCTCAAAAGATCGCTGCCTTCAAAAACTACACCTACTTGCTCAACACAAGCGATGGCAGCCTG GAGTTTGCCAGGGCAGCCAAGATGGACTCAGGAACGTACTTCTGTGAGGCGTTCAATAATGTTGGGGCTCCTCAGCGCTGCAGAGCAGTGAAAATGGAAGTCC GTGACCTCAACACTGGAGGAATTGTTGCTGGAGTAATCatttttctgctgcttctggCCCTGCTCGGATTTGGCATTTGGTATGCTCACAAGAAAGGATACCTGCCCA AGAAGAGTGAAAG caaacCAAAGACTAACGTGGTCTACCAGCCTCCATCTTTGTACGGcggtgaagaagaagac aggGATTTCAAACAGAAGTCGTCATTCGTGGTATAG